One window of the Cryptomeria japonica chromosome 7, Sugi_1.0, whole genome shotgun sequence genome contains the following:
- the LOC131029666 gene encoding AP2-like ethylene-responsive transcription factor At2g41710 codes for MAAFNTFLSCIQSRSNCGIFSFAYIRKLLMVDLYIHVLSACSGHYRILDIIYSVYLGAYDEEEAAARAYDLAALKYWGPGTLINFPVSDYARDIDEMQNISREEYLASLRRKSSGFSRGMSKCRARVSQKNRWDVRFDQSIGNEYLNVGNYWDDSATAYDMSQGDNRKFSMVTSIDLSAYVKWWQPKKFHQDLTPKHVEESHSLSDQRSVNVEEPETPECPGKSCDPYQLPSLGVSHGKLHKPSRTSALSILFKSPLFKQMIQKESAKKSASGQDKTPCYDLGKIGLQQVQKNQINPEEHQIGCKESAHGSGCFRPSVQITSITQVPSVSTTLECKTMHSHLQNIEGT; via the exons ATGGCTGCTTTTAATACTTTTCTTTCCTGTATTCAGTCACGTTCAAACTGTGGCATTTTTAGCTTTGCTTATATACGGAAGCTTCTAATGGTTGATCTTTACATTCATGTTTTGTCTGCATGCTCTGGGCATTATCGGATATTGGATATTATTTATTCAGTCTATCTAG GAGCTTATGATGAGGAGGAAGCTGCAGCAAGAGCTTATGATCTTGCTGCCCTGAAGTATTGGGGGCCTGGAACCCTCATCAATTTTCCT GTTAGTGATTATGCAAGGGATATTGATGAGATGCAGAATATCTCAAGGGAAGAGTATCTTGCTTCTCTGAGAAG GAAAAGTAGTGGCTTCTCAAGAGGAATGTCCAAATGTCGTGCCAG GGTATCACAAAAAAATAGGTGGGATGTAAGATTTGACCAAAGTATTGGGAACGAATACTTGAACGTTGGGAATTACT GGGACGACAGTGCTACAGCATATGACATGTCTCAAGGTGATAACAGAAAATTCAGTATGGTCACAAGCATTGACTTGAGTGCATATGTCAAGTGGTGGCAGCCTaaaaaattccatcaagatctAACTCCCAAACATGTTGAGGAGTCTCACTCATTGTCTGATCAAAGATCTGTGAATGTGGAAGAACCAGAGACACCAGAATGCCCAGGAAAATCTTGTGATCCATACCAACTGCCCTCTCTAGGTGTTTCTCATGGTAAATTGCATAAGCCATCTAGAACAAGTGCTCTGAGCATCTTGTTTAAGTCTCCTCTGTTCAAACAGAtgatccaaaaagaatctgctaaAAAAAGTGCTAGTGGCCAAGATAAGACTCCTTGTTATGACTTAGGAAAGATAGGATTGCAGCAAGTTCAAAAAAATCAGATCAACCCAGAGGAACAccaaattggatgcaaagaatCAGCCCATGGCTCAGGATGTTTTCGACCCTCTGTCCAAATAACTAGTATAACTCAAGTTCCATCAGTGTCAACAACTCTGGAGTGCAAGACCATGCATTCCCATTTGCAGAACATTGAAGGAACCTGA